A region from the Halobacillus mangrovi genome encodes:
- the thiE gene encoding thiamine phosphate synthase yields the protein MGAEHSMNLSSKLRKYLVMGSQNCKKDPLVILEEAIDGGITAFQYREKGPGSRSGKEKLDLGRKLREKCKENDILFFINDDLDLVEPLEADGIHIGQDDEDAEKVRALFPKKIIGLSVSNTEEVTNSFIDSVDYLGAGPIFSTNTKKDAKPIVGTAWITTLRKAYPDLPIVGIGGITTMNASEVIRAGADGVAVISDITHSKNISRTVKNL from the coding sequence ATGGGAGCAGAGCACTCGATGAATCTCTCTAGTAAACTTCGAAAATATTTAGTGATGGGCAGCCAAAATTGCAAGAAAGACCCTCTTGTCATTTTAGAAGAAGCCATTGATGGAGGCATTACAGCCTTTCAATATCGTGAAAAAGGACCAGGATCACGGAGTGGAAAAGAGAAATTGGATTTGGGCAGGAAACTACGGGAGAAATGTAAAGAAAACGATATCCTGTTTTTCATCAATGACGACCTCGATCTTGTAGAGCCGCTGGAAGCAGATGGAATTCATATTGGTCAGGATGATGAAGACGCTGAAAAAGTTCGTGCGCTTTTTCCTAAAAAAATCATCGGTTTATCCGTTTCAAATACGGAGGAAGTGACCAACAGTTTTATTGATTCGGTTGATTATTTAGGGGCGGGTCCCATATTTTCTACCAATACAAAAAAGGATGCTAAGCCTATCGTAGGAACAGCCTGGATCACTACTTTACGAAAAGCTTATCCGGATCTGCCTATCGTTGGTATCGGAGGAATAACGACTATGAATGCGAGTGAAGTGATTCGTGCAGGGGCAGACGGTGTAGCCGTAATATCTGACATCACCCATTCAAAAAATATTTCTAGGACTGTAAAGAATTTATAA
- a CDS encoding cyclodeaminase, with protein MIQLFQREEIERVIRLDTEVVNVIEDGFSALITKNVHMPPIMRVDVPINNGEVDIKSAYIEGYDSFAVKLSSGFFNNPQKGLPSANGMMILLSAETGVPKAVLADNGLLTDIRTAAAGAVAAKYCSRKDSRTAGIIGTGAQARLQLQALTLVRPIEHVHVYGRRTEKAEEFKQDIQKMLGLNVSVCKSPQEVVEESDIVVTTTPSKEPIVKAEWLHPGLHITAMGSDAEHKQELDCAVINHADIFVCDVIEQSKRLGELRNCPSYTIEKAIELGEITSGSQQGRLTNEQVTVCDLSGTGVQDTAIARHVYSLLVSKEETIHERR; from the coding sequence GTGATTCAACTTTTTCAAAGAGAAGAAATTGAACGCGTTATTCGTTTAGATACAGAGGTCGTAAACGTCATTGAAGACGGTTTTTCTGCCCTCATTACTAAAAACGTCCACATGCCTCCCATCATGCGTGTGGATGTGCCTATCAACAATGGTGAAGTAGATATTAAATCAGCTTATATTGAAGGATACGATAGCTTCGCTGTGAAGCTATCCTCCGGTTTTTTCAACAATCCACAAAAAGGTTTGCCGAGCGCCAATGGCATGATGATCTTGCTCAGTGCTGAGACTGGGGTTCCGAAAGCTGTACTGGCTGACAATGGTCTGCTCACCGACATTCGGACAGCAGCTGCAGGGGCAGTGGCCGCAAAATATTGCAGTCGTAAAGACAGCCGCACCGCTGGAATCATTGGAACTGGGGCTCAAGCAAGATTGCAGCTTCAAGCGTTAACCTTAGTCCGGCCGATCGAACATGTACATGTGTATGGAAGACGGACTGAAAAAGCAGAAGAGTTTAAACAGGATATACAAAAGATGCTGGGTCTTAACGTGAGCGTGTGTAAGAGTCCACAAGAGGTTGTGGAAGAGAGTGACATTGTTGTTACTACAACACCATCGAAAGAACCGATTGTGAAAGCTGAATGGCTTCATCCAGGTCTGCATATCACGGCTATGGGCTCTGATGCGGAGCATAAACAAGAACTGGATTGCGCTGTCATTAACCATGCCGATATTTTTGTGTGTGATGTCATTGAGCAGTCCAAGAGACTGGGTGAACTGAGAAACTGTCCATCTTACACGATTGAAAAAGCAATTGAATTGGGTGAGATTACAAGTGGCAGTCAGCAAGGCCGATTAACAAATGAGCAAGTGACAGTCTGTGATCTATCTGGTACGGGAGTCCAGGATACTGCGATCGCCCGTCATGTATATTCATTACTGGTATCTAAGGAGGAGACGATTCATGAAAGACGCTAA
- a CDS encoding cystathionine gamma-synthase family protein: MKDAKFSTKTIWAGEKEQLAFGATQVPVVHSVSFGYDDMDEWYEVAVGRKPGHIYGRNTNPTVQAFEEKVRILEGAEAATSFSTGMAAISNTLGTLLFPGDRVVSIKDTYGGTNKIFTEFLPKQQVEVVLTETGNHELLEEEIAKGCKVLYLESPTNPTVKITDIKRMAEAGRAVGAIVIVDNTFATPVNQNPLELGADLVIHSATKFLGGHADALGGVVCGNKELVEAIYHYREINGATLDPMAAYLLLRGMKTLKLRIDQQNKNAQEIAEYLKTFDLVEAVFYPGLPDHPHHDIAKAQMKGYGGMLSFAVKGGVETVRDLLPKLKFANRAANLGSVETVVGPSRTTSHVECTPEERAAMGIPEGLIRYSAGIEDIDDLKQDLAQAFQTIQTYAKS, translated from the coding sequence ATGAAAGACGCTAAATTCAGTACAAAAACCATTTGGGCCGGAGAGAAAGAACAGTTGGCATTTGGTGCTACACAGGTGCCTGTTGTCCACAGTGTTTCATTTGGCTATGACGATATGGATGAATGGTATGAAGTAGCAGTTGGAAGAAAGCCCGGCCACATCTATGGCCGTAATACAAACCCTACCGTCCAAGCCTTTGAAGAAAAGGTTCGAATTCTTGAAGGTGCAGAGGCTGCGACAAGCTTTTCGACTGGTATGGCAGCCATCTCAAACACATTAGGAACGTTACTGTTTCCTGGCGATCGGGTGGTCTCCATTAAAGATACGTACGGAGGAACAAACAAAATCTTTACAGAGTTTCTCCCTAAGCAGCAAGTCGAAGTGGTGCTAACAGAAACTGGTAATCATGAACTGTTAGAAGAAGAGATTGCAAAAGGATGTAAGGTTTTATATTTGGAAAGTCCAACAAATCCTACAGTGAAGATTACAGATATCAAAAGAATGGCTGAAGCCGGCAGAGCTGTTGGCGCCATCGTCATTGTGGATAACACGTTTGCGACTCCAGTCAATCAGAACCCTCTGGAATTAGGAGCGGACTTAGTTATTCATAGTGCGACCAAGTTCCTTGGCGGACACGCGGATGCTCTCGGAGGAGTTGTTTGTGGGAATAAAGAATTGGTCGAAGCTATCTATCATTACAGGGAAATTAATGGAGCCACGCTCGATCCTATGGCCGCTTATTTACTGCTTCGTGGAATGAAAACATTAAAGCTGCGAATCGATCAGCAAAACAAAAATGCTCAAGAAATAGCCGAATATCTGAAGACTTTTGATTTGGTCGAAGCTGTCTTCTATCCTGGTCTGCCGGATCATCCGCACCATGATATCGCAAAAGCCCAAATGAAAGGATACGGTGGGATGCTTAGCTTCGCGGTCAAAGGCGGAGTGGAAACAGTCAGAGACCTTTTACCAAAACTGAAATTTGCTAATCGTGCGGCAAATCTGGGCTCAGTGGAAACCGTTGTCGGACCTTCTAGAACAACGAGCCACGTCGAATGTACTCCAGAAGAAAGAGCTGCAATGGGAATACCTGAAGGATTAATCCGTTATTCAGCAGGGATTGAAGATATCGACGATCTGAAACAGGATTTAGCTCAAGCCTTTCAGACGATTCAAACCTACGCAAAAAGTTGA
- a CDS encoding CAP domain-containing protein: MKKGLLLVIFAAFMVFMLAACNTTEEGSRERQQNNLNEVSFGPEDQGIQPYQRPNQESVVPGQNRFDANIPYEGMNPNGPNGPFQGPNVYEEADRNQGDENANLGTNRERTDQVDGAFREEVIKLTNQARKKNGLTPLKTSADVGEVAQTKAEDMSDNNYFSHTSPTYGTPFDMLKEFGVDYRTAAENIAAGQQTPDEVVKGWLNSPGHRKNIMNKNLTHIGVGFAQDGQYWTQMFIGKK; the protein is encoded by the coding sequence ATGAAAAAAGGTTTACTGTTAGTAATCTTTGCTGCTTTCATGGTATTCATGCTTGCAGCTTGTAATACAACGGAAGAAGGGTCCAGAGAAAGACAGCAGAATAATTTGAATGAAGTGAGTTTTGGACCTGAAGATCAAGGAATCCAGCCATATCAAAGACCAAATCAAGAAAGCGTGGTACCCGGACAAAATCGTTTTGATGCTAATATTCCTTATGAAGGCATGAACCCGAACGGTCCTAATGGTCCATTCCAGGGTCCTAATGTTTATGAGGAAGCGGATCGAAATCAGGGTGATGAGAATGCCAACCTTGGTACAAACAGAGAGCGAACTGATCAAGTTGACGGAGCTTTTCGTGAGGAAGTCATTAAGCTGACGAACCAGGCTCGCAAAAAGAATGGTTTAACTCCGTTGAAAACCAGTGCAGATGTTGGAGAAGTAGCCCAGACAAAAGCTGAAGATATGTCGGATAACAATTATTTTTCACATACATCTCCAACTTACGGAACACCTTTTGATATGCTGAAGGAATTTGGAGTCGATTACCGTACGGCTGCAGAAAATATTGCAGCAGGACAGCAGACACCTGATGAAGTGGTCAAAGGCTGGCTTAACAGTCCTGGACACCGCAAAAATATCATGAACAAGAACTTAACGCATATTGGTGTAGGTTTTGCACAAGACGGACAGTATTGGACCCAAATGTTTATTGGCAAAAAATAG
- a CDS encoding M24 family metallopeptidase has translation MVLPFDILEYHHRLKQTKERMADKGIEVLLITDPANMNYLSGYDAWSFYVHQMLVIIIDEPQPLWIGRYQDANGARATTWIYDENVIAYPDYFVHSDTYHPMDFIGEILTQIGQGNRSVGVEMDHYYFTGMALERLKKGLPNATFKDATLLVNYVRIVKSDQEIEYMRRAAQIADLAMTKGVESIYPGVRECDTAAEIYYHMVKGTPDYGGEYPAIVPLLPTGDHTSIPHLTWTDRPFVEGNAVIIELAGCYKRYHVPLARTVSIGPANDKLKQVAPVVLEGIQNVLDTAKPGVTCGELEEVWRKSILKHGYEKEARLGYSVGLNYPPDWGEHTASIRKGDRTVLEPNMTFHLIPALWFDTDGIEISETFRVTDTGSERFTTYPQELIVRDHMDLSGQIS, from the coding sequence ATGGTGCTTCCATTTGATATTCTGGAATATCACCATCGCTTGAAACAAACGAAAGAGCGTATGGCGGATAAAGGTATTGAGGTACTGTTGATTACGGATCCCGCAAATATGAATTATCTATCAGGTTACGATGCATGGTCATTTTATGTGCATCAAATGCTCGTCATTATTATTGATGAACCCCAGCCTTTATGGATCGGGCGTTACCAAGATGCGAATGGGGCAAGGGCGACCACGTGGATTTATGATGAGAATGTCATTGCATACCCTGATTATTTTGTTCATTCAGATACGTATCACCCTATGGATTTTATCGGAGAAATTTTGACTCAGATCGGTCAAGGCAATCGGTCGGTTGGGGTTGAGATGGATCATTATTATTTTACAGGTATGGCTCTGGAACGTTTGAAAAAAGGGTTGCCTAACGCAACATTCAAAGACGCTACTTTGCTCGTCAACTATGTAAGGATTGTAAAGTCTGATCAGGAAATTGAATATATGCGTCGTGCTGCCCAAATCGCGGACTTAGCCATGACAAAGGGAGTAGAAAGTATTTACCCGGGCGTTAGAGAATGCGATACAGCTGCAGAAATTTACTATCACATGGTCAAAGGGACACCAGATTATGGTGGTGAATATCCGGCTATTGTACCTTTACTTCCTACAGGTGACCATACTTCTATCCCTCACTTAACATGGACGGACCGTCCTTTCGTAGAAGGAAACGCAGTTATTATTGAGCTGGCCGGCTGTTATAAGCGTTATCATGTTCCGCTTGCTCGAACCGTATCGATCGGCCCTGCCAATGACAAGCTGAAGCAAGTGGCGCCGGTAGTACTCGAAGGAATTCAGAATGTGCTCGATACAGCAAAGCCTGGAGTCACATGTGGAGAACTGGAAGAAGTGTGGCGGAAGAGTATCCTGAAGCATGGGTATGAAAAAGAAGCCCGCTTAGGTTATTCAGTTGGCCTTAACTATCCTCCAGATTGGGGCGAACATACCGCTAGTATTCGAAAAGGTGACCGTACCGTATTAGAACCGAATATGACCTTTCACCTCATCCCTGCTCTTTGGTTTGATACGGACGGAATAGAAATCAGTGAAACTTTCCGGGTGACCGATACAGGAAGTGAACGTTTCACCACGTATCCACAAGAGTTGATCGTGAGAGATCATATGGACCTTAGTGGTCAAATTAGTTAG
- the thiM gene encoding hydroxyethylthiazole kinase — protein sequence MNLGIINEVRKTQPLIHNITNAVVMNFSANGLLAFGGSPIMANAKEDAADVARLSQGLLINIGTLTEEQLEAMIRAGKAANEADIPVVLDPVGVAATEFRTRSFQSILLEVRPTAIKGNAGELAHLVDIEVETKGVESIGTGNNEGIARKVAEKYATTAVLTGEVDVISDGTEIKTNHTGHPLLEKVTGAGCLLGSVLAASLTVSGTVMEKSLAAVEYYGLAAEYAASQLTVNGPGTFVPPFLDALAMDEKEWEQSTR from the coding sequence ATGAATCTAGGAATCATAAATGAAGTGCGAAAAACCCAGCCGTTGATTCACAATATCACCAACGCTGTAGTTATGAATTTTAGTGCCAATGGTTTACTTGCTTTCGGAGGTTCCCCAATCATGGCAAATGCCAAAGAAGATGCAGCTGATGTGGCAAGGCTTTCTCAAGGACTTCTGATTAATATAGGAACACTGACAGAGGAACAGCTAGAGGCGATGATACGGGCAGGAAAAGCGGCAAATGAAGCGGATATTCCTGTCGTGCTTGATCCAGTGGGAGTAGCCGCAACGGAATTCAGAACCAGATCCTTTCAATCAATTTTGCTGGAGGTAAGACCAACAGCTATTAAGGGAAATGCTGGTGAGTTAGCTCACCTTGTAGATATTGAAGTAGAAACCAAAGGGGTAGAATCGATCGGCACTGGAAATAATGAGGGAATTGCTCGTAAAGTAGCTGAGAAGTACGCGACAACAGCCGTCCTTACAGGGGAGGTTGATGTAATCTCAGATGGAACAGAGATTAAGACCAATCATACAGGTCATCCGCTGCTTGAAAAAGTAACAGGAGCAGGGTGCCTGCTCGGGTCGGTTCTAGCTGCATCATTGACTGTCTCTGGTACTGTAATGGAAAAATCCCTTGCTGCTGTTGAATATTATGGTTTAGCTGCTGAATATGCAGCCTCTCAGCTGACAGTCAACGGTCCTGGCACCTTTGTGCCGCCTTTTCTCGATGCTTTAGCTATGGATGAGAAAGAATGGGAGCAGAGCACTCGATGA
- a CDS encoding homoserine dehydrogenase, with protein MTIKLAFIGFGGVGQALAEIILERKRMLEEEHGLTISVVAVADMMKGSIYNPEGLDVSKLLTCVRESGSVEHYPEDAKTIKGWTNTETIKNSNADVVVEVTFTDVKTGEPAITHCRTAFENRKSVITTNKGPVALAFEELSELAKDNGVFFGFEGTVMSGTPALRMPKTTLLGNKIKEIKGILNGTTNYMITEMEKGLSYEEALEKAQKLGYAEADPTSDVEGYDARYKTAILSNYVMGVPISHTDVECIGISGLTVEDIQSALEDDEKYRLLARITSEGGSVKASVKPERIAIDDPLAGVSGATNAIVYECDLAGPIMLTGAGAGLKETGFSLLIDLIHYHQQLIVAKI; from the coding sequence ATGACGATTAAACTGGCTTTCATTGGTTTTGGCGGGGTAGGTCAGGCATTGGCTGAAATTATTTTAGAGCGTAAAAGAATGCTGGAAGAAGAGCATGGCTTAACTATTTCGGTTGTAGCCGTTGCAGATATGATGAAAGGCTCGATTTATAATCCGGAAGGTCTTGATGTATCGAAATTGTTAACTTGTGTAAGAGAGAGCGGTTCTGTTGAGCATTATCCTGAAGATGCCAAAACGATTAAAGGCTGGACGAACACCGAAACAATCAAAAACTCCAATGCAGATGTCGTTGTCGAAGTTACTTTCACGGATGTAAAGACAGGAGAGCCCGCCATCACTCATTGCCGTACAGCCTTTGAAAACAGGAAAAGTGTGATCACAACGAACAAAGGTCCGGTTGCCCTGGCATTTGAAGAACTTTCGGAGCTAGCAAAAGACAATGGAGTGTTTTTCGGCTTTGAAGGAACGGTGATGAGCGGGACACCTGCTTTAAGGATGCCAAAAACGACACTGCTAGGTAATAAGATTAAGGAAATCAAGGGAATCTTAAATGGAACAACCAATTATATGATCACAGAAATGGAAAAAGGACTTTCTTACGAGGAAGCATTGGAGAAAGCCCAAAAGCTGGGCTACGCTGAAGCTGATCCTACAAGTGATGTAGAGGGTTATGATGCAAGATATAAAACAGCCATTTTATCTAACTATGTGATGGGGGTTCCAATTTCTCACACAGATGTAGAGTGTATAGGAATTTCCGGTTTAACCGTTGAAGATATCCAGTCCGCCTTGGAAGATGATGAAAAATATCGACTTCTTGCCCGGATTACAAGTGAGGGTGGAAGTGTGAAGGCTAGTGTGAAACCTGAAAGAATAGCTATCGACGATCCACTCGCTGGTGTGTCGGGTGCAACGAACGCCATTGTTTATGAATGTGATCTAGCTGGTCCTATCATGCTTACGGGAGCGGGAGCCGGTCTGAAAGAGACAGGGTTTTCTTTATTAATCGATCTCATTCATTATCATCAGCAACTTATAGTAGCCAAAATTTAA
- a CDS encoding aldehyde dehydrogenase family protein — protein sequence MQTKVKTMKMLLGGEWTDAQDTFEVRNPQNNELIALVPQASKEDMLAAIEKADQTYEKMKSWPTHERIKVLNNVVDYMRQHKEEFAQIIASEGSKTITEARGEVKRATQTIQISAEEARRINGETINFDQNEGSEDRVGYYYRFPVGVIGAITPFNDPLNLVAHKIGPAIASGNAIVLKPASVTPLSALKLAEAFVEAGLPEGLLSVIPGPGKEIGDTLVTHSAIQMVTFTGGSEAGERITQIAGAKKVSMELGSNSPVIVLKDADMDDAVSSCVSGSFSAAGQNCIGVQRIYVEKEIYSTFLDSVVDLSSQLNVGDKMDESTDVGPMINEREAIRVENWVEQAVEEGAVIAVGGKRDGAYYSPTVLTNVPSHARISQEEIFGPVVIIESVDDLNEAVEKANNVNYGLQAGVFTNNIQKAFHTIKHMNVGGIMINDSSDYRIDEMPFGGTKNSGIGREGVRYAIESMTEQKVVCFKLKM from the coding sequence ATGCAGACAAAGGTTAAAACGATGAAGATGTTACTCGGAGGAGAGTGGACGGATGCACAAGATACATTTGAAGTCCGTAATCCGCAAAACAATGAGTTAATCGCCCTTGTTCCCCAGGCATCTAAAGAAGATATGCTCGCTGCTATTGAAAAAGCAGATCAGACTTACGAAAAAATGAAGTCATGGCCGACTCATGAACGAATCAAAGTGCTGAATAATGTGGTGGACTATATGCGTCAGCACAAAGAAGAATTCGCCCAGATCATTGCCTCTGAAGGAAGTAAAACGATAACAGAAGCAAGAGGTGAGGTGAAGCGGGCTACACAAACCATACAAATCAGTGCAGAGGAAGCAAGGCGGATTAATGGAGAAACCATTAACTTTGATCAGAACGAAGGCAGTGAGGATCGAGTCGGCTACTACTACCGTTTTCCTGTCGGAGTCATTGGAGCTATCACACCTTTCAATGATCCGCTTAATTTGGTCGCTCACAAAATTGGTCCTGCAATAGCATCAGGGAATGCTATAGTTTTAAAGCCTGCATCTGTTACACCTTTAAGTGCATTGAAATTGGCAGAAGCTTTTGTAGAAGCTGGTCTACCTGAAGGGTTATTGTCCGTCATACCTGGACCGGGTAAAGAGATCGGGGATACTCTGGTGACTCATTCAGCCATTCAGATGGTTACGTTTACTGGAGGATCTGAAGCGGGAGAGAGGATTACTCAAATCGCAGGAGCAAAAAAGGTCAGCATGGAACTTGGCTCCAACTCTCCTGTTATTGTGTTGAAGGATGCCGATATGGATGATGCGGTTTCTTCCTGTGTTTCGGGAAGCTTTTCTGCCGCAGGTCAAAATTGTATTGGAGTTCAGCGGATCTATGTTGAAAAAGAAATTTATTCAACATTTTTGGACAGTGTTGTTGATCTTTCCAGTCAGCTTAATGTTGGAGACAAAATGGATGAATCAACAGATGTCGGCCCAATGATCAATGAACGGGAAGCCATTAGAGTGGAGAATTGGGTTGAGCAGGCAGTTGAAGAAGGAGCAGTCATTGCCGTCGGTGGTAAGCGAGATGGGGCATATTATTCTCCTACAGTTCTGACGAATGTCCCTTCTCATGCTCGAATATCGCAGGAGGAAATCTTTGGTCCGGTAGTCATAATAGAATCGGTGGATGATTTAAATGAAGCTGTTGAAAAAGCGAATAACGTCAATTATGGACTTCAAGCTGGGGTTTTCACCAATAATATTCAAAAGGCTTTCCATACGATTAAACATATGAACGTTGGGGGCATCATGATTAATGACAGCAGTGACTATCGTATTGATGAAATGCCTTTCGGTGGAACGAAAAATTCGGGGATTGGAAGAGAGGGTGTACGGTACGCTATTGAATCCATGACAGAGCAAAAAGTCGTATGCTTCAAGCTGAAAATGTAA
- the thiD gene encoding bifunctional hydroxymethylpyrimidine kinase/phosphomethylpyrimidine kinase — protein MKNVSCALTIAGTDPSGGAGIQADLKTFQELKSYGMSVITSVVAQNTTGVKGVHHLPVDMLHEQLEAISSDMPVHALKTGMIATEEMMGIVAEWIAKMNVSYVMDPVMVTQSGDPLIEKDARLYLKHHLVPLASVLTPNIPEAEDLLGDKIETKEDMKQAAASIVEKLGCGAALMKGGHFQGEAVDYLFDGDRIHTFQSERIKTKNTHGTGCTYSAAITAYLSQGFPIVKAVEMAKYYVTEAVRHSFDLGHGSGPTNHFAVREGVVNR, from the coding sequence ATGAAAAATGTCTCTTGCGCGTTAACGATTGCCGGTACAGATCCAAGTGGTGGAGCAGGTATCCAGGCAGACCTGAAAACCTTTCAAGAGTTAAAAAGCTATGGGATGTCTGTCATCACCTCGGTCGTGGCACAAAATACGACAGGGGTGAAGGGAGTTCACCATCTTCCTGTAGATATGCTCCACGAGCAACTCGAAGCGATTTCTTCGGATATGCCGGTGCATGCATTAAAAACCGGGATGATCGCGACAGAAGAGATGATGGGAATTGTCGCGGAATGGATAGCGAAAATGAATGTTTCCTATGTAATGGATCCTGTGATGGTTACTCAAAGTGGTGACCCATTAATTGAGAAAGACGCAAGGTTATATTTGAAACATCATCTCGTTCCTTTGGCTTCAGTTCTTACACCAAACATTCCTGAAGCTGAAGATCTTTTAGGAGACAAAATTGAAACGAAAGAAGACATGAAGCAGGCGGCAGCATCCATTGTAGAGAAGCTCGGATGCGGAGCAGCTCTAATGAAGGGCGGACATTTTCAGGGAGAAGCTGTGGATTATTTATTCGACGGAGATCGAATTCACACCTTTCAATCAGAACGTATCAAGACAAAAAATACGCATGGGACAGGGTGTACGTATTCTGCTGCGATTACCGCTTATTTAAGCCAAGGTTTTCCGATTGTAAAGGCCGTTGAAATGGCAAAGTATTACGTGACGGAAGCGGTCAGACATTCATTTGATTTAGGACATGGAAGTGGACCAACGAATCATTTTGCTGTGCGTGAGGGGGTAGTTAACAGATGA
- a CDS encoding M20 metallopeptidase family protein, whose amino-acid sequence MVTKNTDLAYRSKQLHEKLIHWRRNFHKYPELSFQEKRTSEEIEKALRSMGGYEIEKGVGGYGIIATLHAGGGPVLGLRADMDALPIHEQPDVPYHSRCDGVMHACGHDAHVSILLGTAHLLAEDAARGALNGTVQLIFQPAEENCDETGETGAVKMMKTGKLNNLDAVLALHMCPWRKRGEIQVHDGPSMANNDDFHLTIEGKGGHAGYPQHVTDPVWIATYLLQALYSLNGRKIDPLQVGTLSVGQINGGDANNIIPNSVEIKGTMRSYTPEVREKMIAEISQAAQIVTSLGGNYKLNIHRGEPALYNHPDMNKVIRNSASPMAVYDEPFGMGSEDFSHFTEKIPGAMFFLGCGLERERSLHQSDFDIDEEAMQDGVRILTQCVYEWQRLKGGRG is encoded by the coding sequence ATGGTTACCAAAAACACGGACTTAGCCTATAGATCCAAACAACTGCATGAAAAGTTAATCCATTGGCGAAGAAATTTTCATAAATATCCCGAGCTTAGTTTTCAAGAAAAGCGAACGAGTGAAGAAATTGAAAAAGCGTTACGTTCAATGGGTGGATATGAAATTGAAAAAGGAGTGGGTGGCTATGGAATCATTGCCACCCTTCATGCTGGTGGGGGCCCGGTGCTCGGACTTAGGGCGGATATGGATGCTTTGCCAATCCACGAACAACCAGACGTGCCTTACCATTCCCGATGCGATGGGGTCATGCATGCGTGCGGGCATGATGCCCATGTGTCTATCTTGCTTGGAACCGCCCACTTGCTGGCGGAGGATGCGGCACGCGGAGCATTAAATGGCACGGTCCAATTGATTTTTCAGCCTGCAGAAGAAAACTGTGATGAGACGGGTGAGACTGGTGCAGTCAAAATGATGAAGACTGGCAAACTCAACAATCTGGACGCTGTTTTAGCACTCCATATGTGCCCATGGAGAAAAAGAGGGGAAATCCAAGTTCACGATGGCCCAAGTATGGCAAATAATGATGATTTTCATTTAACTATTGAAGGCAAAGGAGGGCACGCGGGTTATCCCCAGCACGTGACTGACCCCGTGTGGATCGCCACTTATCTTTTGCAAGCGCTATATAGTCTGAATGGCCGAAAGATCGACCCACTTCAGGTAGGAACGCTGAGTGTAGGACAAATCAACGGGGGTGACGCCAATAACATTATCCCTAATTCTGTTGAAATCAAGGGAACCATGAGGTCTTATACCCCGGAAGTAAGAGAAAAAATGATTGCGGAAATCTCTCAGGCCGCTCAAATCGTCACTTCATTAGGAGGCAACTACAAACTGAACATCCATCGCGGAGAGCCCGCGTTGTACAATCACCCTGACATGAACAAAGTTATAAGAAATTCCGCTTCTCCTATGGCAGTATATGATGAACCGTTCGGCATGGGGAGTGAAGATTTCAGTCATTTTACAGAAAAAATACCCGGAGCTATGTTCTTTTTAGGATGTGGTTTAGAAAGGGAGAGAAGTCTGCACCAGTCGGACTTCGACATTGACGAAGAGGCTATGCAAGACGGTGTAAGAATACTAACTCAATGTGTATATGAGTGGCAGAGGTTAAAAGGAGGAAGAGGATGA